In Rhizoctonia solani chromosome 7, complete sequence, one DNA window encodes the following:
- a CDS encoding Sds3-like protein — MDSTPARSIRASSGSLSSPAPSPPRASTALPPVQTTNQPRITNKQARRTGLESGSDSSELTDEDDVKQRKTKKKKRGRKPRKSIPTPYTTVDREHSSRRAHSRGTSESTANGNHNGSGSTSTSGSQPQMSSRSRRGGVVVPPAMWEWAYKKPKQQPNGLGLDITPRDGSPSRSHSSGPEQTKATDSAQLSDGEIEDTPATASSEPTPRRHDKPMSATERPSITISTRPTTDDISTPISAPNTGATTPRPSPTPIQLDPSSKKPSPTPDESNSALSANPDETKSDIDMPIDEPEPGELVETSKPTHHRGAAQPDPDPEPEDETGLGDDSKASIDPEPEPEPEEEPEPEPEPEPEPGPEPEVEIEADPDMQPPHRAEALDVLAAMEVRFAELRERLYADKMEEAAREEAMILDGTHPELVFFQRELDARRGRRKQLAETRRSLEIGWSATMRRAEEAATWSEWRHARDELRDNMRTECARKRRRLEREKRTAERPANTRPIPAAPSSLPQPPSLKSLLKLHANPQRAPVPVRATPSLTPLSYADAIGDLEQMTPRRTTFYQPPTLNYTSEEEAYARSRGYSYRSMNGAASSSVTGPTPGTRHEVAPGPQYPPTLVHSYVVGPAPAWDGSTGRRRDTRLERDRERDPRDARDRDSRDIRLDRERDLREPRIDRDRERERERDPRMDRERERERERELQYGSPVPAASDKEDKRPPSSSAAWTTTEVDHDPWDREQTREWQRRMERDARERERDRPLSTPFTMQPFVSLSTGADVDMGGSSSRPLSRNIER; from the exons ATGGACTCGACGCCGGCACGTTCGATCAGGGCCTCTTCTGGGTCACTCAGTTCCCCTGCACCGTCTCCACCACGAGCTAGTACTGCTCTCCCCCCTGTCCAGACGACGAATCAGCCCCGAATTACCAACAAACAGGCGCGGCGAACGGGGCTAGAGTCGGGTTCAGATTCGTCTGAGCTTACGGACGAAGACGACGTCAAGCAACggaagacaaagaagaaaaaacgAGGTCGGAAACCTCGGAAGTCTATTCCCACTCCGTACACAACGGTCGATAGGGAACATAGCTCTCGGCGGGCCCATAGCCGCGGGACGTCTGAGAGCACAGCGAATGGCAATCACAACGGCAGCGGaagcaccagcaccagcgGCTCCCAGCCTCAGATGAGCTCTCGCTCCCGAAGAGGCGGTGTAGTTGTCCCCCCAGCCATGTGGGAGTGGGCTTACAAGAAACCCAAGCAACAGCCCAACGGACTTGGCCTCGACATCACCCCCCGTGACGGCAGCCCCAGCCGTAGTCACTCGAGCGGTCCGGAACAGACAAAGGCCACCGATTCAGCTCAG CTCAGTGATGGTGAAATCGAAGATACCCCAGCCACCGCCTCCAGTGAACCTACCCCCCGGAGGCACGATAAACCTATGTCCGCAACAGAGCGTCCGAGCATCACTATATCAACTCGCCCCACAACTGACGACATCAGTACGCCAATTTCTGCTCCAAACA CAGGCGCAACTACACCTCGACCATCCCCCACGCCTATCCAACTGGATCCAAGTTCCAAGAAGCCATCGCCTACTCCTGATGAATCTAATTCCGCGCTCTCTGCAAACCCCGACGAAACCAAGTCGGACATCGATATGCCAATAGACGAACCCGAACCCGGTGAGCTTGTCGAGACCTCTAAGCCCACACATCATAGAGGTGCAGCCCAACCCGATCCCGACCCGGAGCCAGAGGACGAGACTGGACTTGGTGACGATTCCAAGGCAAGCATCGACCCTGAACCAGAGCCTGAACCAGAGGAAGAGCCTGAACCAGAACCCGAGCCCGAGCCTGAACCCGGTCCCGAACCCGAAGTAGAAATCGAGGCCGATCCTGACATGCAGCCTCCTCATCGAGCAGAGGCCCTTGATGTGCTGGCTGCAATGGAAGTTCGATTCGCTGAACTTCGAGAGCGACTCTACGCCGATAAGATGGAAGAGGCGGCAAGAGAGGAAGCAATGATCCTCGATG GCACCCACCCGGAACTGGTGTTCTTTCAGCGAGAATTGGACGCACGCCGCGGTCGTCGCAAACAATTAGCCGAAACCCGCCGTTCTCTCGAAATAGGCTGGAGCGCTACTATGCGGCGGGCCGAAGAGGCTGCAACATGGTCCGAGTGGCGGCATGCAAGAGATGAACTCCGTGATAATATGCGAACCGAATGTGCGCGAAAACGACGACGCCTTGAAAGAGAAAAGCGGACTGCGGAACGACCTGCTAATA CTCGGCCTATTCCCGCGGCACCCAGTAGCCTTCCGCAACCCCCCTCGTTAAAATCACTGCTCAAGCTACATGCAAACCCTCAGCGTGCGCCTGTCCCAGTCCGCGCAACACCTTCCCTTACGCCGCTTTCTTATGCCGATGCAATTGGGGATTTGGAACAAATGACTCCCAGGCGCACAACGTTCTATCAACCTCCTACTCTCAACTATACCAGCGAGGAAGAAGCCTATGCTCGGTCCCGAGGTTACAGCTACCGCTCTATGAATGGTGCAGCGTCGAGTTCTGTAACAGGTCCAACCCCCGGAACGCGACATGAAGTTGCACCCGGCCCCCAGTACCCACCTACGCTAGTGCATAGCTACGTCGTTGGCCCTGCTCCCGCATGGGATGGATCAACCGGGCGTAGGCGAGATACCCGCTTGGAACGGGACCGCGAGCGGGACCCCAGAGACGCACGCGACCGTGACTCTCGAGATATTCGCCTGGACCGCGAACGTGACTTGCGAGAGCCGAGGATCGACCGAGACCGTGAACGAGAGCGAGAGCGTGACCCTCGTATGGACCGGGAGCGCGAACGCGAACGCGAACGGGAGCTACAGTATGGATCGCCCGTGCCCGCTGCGAGCGATAAAGAAGACAAGCGCCCCCCTTCCTCGTCTGCCGCATGGACTACTACCGAAGTCGATCATGATCCCTGGGACAGGGAGCAGACGCGAGAATGGCAGCGGAGGATGGAGCGAGACGCCCGTGAACGGGAAAGAGACAGGCCACTCTCTACGCCCTTTACGATGCAGCCGTTTGTAAGTCTATCAACTGGGGCAGATGTAGATATGGGCGGATCGAGTTCGAGGCCATTGAGTAGGAACATTGAGCGGTAA
- a CDS encoding extracellular metalloproteinase MEP produces the protein MAFIAKLAAVALLIAQGAIAAPWDASVRQTTHRVRSVGTKGAQFQSYHPEPVFETYGVDGVVHPLAKRGLPATNEEAAKAFLEEKLGVKSDAFVRKSGHSSDVVSNEYFKQRINNIPVANAVANVALKGEKVVSFGASFVKPKSVAATTPSLTKEAAIAKAEAALGGKYNNWPTALEYFAKDSDHVVLTHVVQVQNAETQEWYEAFVDATSGEIINVVSFVADASYRVVPFDKQSPTDGFQTLTNPHDTTSSPNGWHQYGTTTTTTTSGNNVLAYKSSSSTGTTSQSSATNNYVYTFNSAGTPAANKDPATVNAFYVGNMMHDLLYRYGFTETAYNFQRNNNGKGGAQNDHVLISVQDSSGSNNANFATPADGQSGQMRMFTWTLTSPNRDGALENDIVVHEYTHGLTNRLTGGGTGRCLQTTEAGGMGEGWSDALADWTEQTSATDRDFTLGSYVYTKNIRDYPYSTSKTTNPLTYGTLRTRTEVHDAGEVWATIWHEIFAALIAKHGFSADKNNASGSAGNIVGLHLLVDALQLQPCNPTFIAARNAIIQADANRYGGANKCLLWTAFAKRGLGNGATTTKTDSTTLPSGC, from the exons ATGGCTTTCATCGCTAAGCTCGCCGCTGTCGCTCTTCTCATTGCCCAGGGCGCGATCGCCGCTCCTTG GGATGCGTCCGTCCGCCAGACTACCCACCGTGTGCGCTCGGTTGGCACCAAGGGCGCTCAATTCCAGTCATACCACCCCGAGCCTGTCTTTGAGACCTATGGCGTTGACGGTGTTGTTCACCCGCTCGCTAAGCGAGGTCTCCCGGCTACCAACGAGGAGGCTGCCAAGGCTTTCCTTGAGGAGAAGCTCGGTGTCAAGTCCGATGCCTTCGTCCGCAAGTCTGGCCACTCTTCCGACGTTGTTTCCAACGAGTACTTCAAGCAGAGGATCAACAATATTCCCGTTGCCAACGCTGTCGCCAACGTTGCGCTCAAGGGAGAGAAGGTCGTTTCTTTCGGTGCTAGCTTTGTCAAGCCCA AGAGCGTTGCGGCTACTACCCCCAGTTTGACCAAGGAGGCCGCTATTGCAAAGGCTGAGGCCGCCCTCGGAGGCAAGTACAACAACTGGCCTACCGCCCTCGAGTACTTTGCCAAGGACTCGGATCATGTCGTCCTCACCCACGTTGTTCAAGTTCAAAACGCTGAGACTCAAGAGTGGTACGAGGCCTTTGTCGATGCCACTTCTGGTGAAATCATCAATGTTGTGTCTTTCGTCGCCGATGCTAGC TACCGTGTCGTTCCTTTCGATAAGCAGAGCCCAACCGATGGCTTCCAGACCCTCACCAACCCCCACGACACCACCTCATCCCCCAACGGCTGGCATCAGTACGGAACTACTACTACCACTACTACTTCAGGTAACAACGTCCTCGCATACAAGAGCTCGTCTTCCACCGGCACCACTTCGCAGAGCTCTGCCACCAACAACTATGTCTATACCTTCAACTCAGCTGGTACCCCTGCTGCTAACAAGGACCCGGCTACCGTCAACGCCTTCTATGTTGGCAACATGATGCATGATCTCCTTTACCGCTATG GCTTCACTGAGACCGCGTACAACTTCCAGCGCAACAACAACGGAAAGGGTGGCGCTCAGAACGACCATGTTCTCATCTCTGTTCAGGATAGCTCGGGAAGCAACAATGCTAACTTCGCGACCCCCGCCGACGGACAGTCTGGCCAGATGCGCATGTTCACCTGGACCCTCACCTCGCCTAACCGCGATGGTGCGCTCGAGAACGACATCGTTGTTCACGAGTACACCCACGGCCTCACTAACCGCCTGACTGGTGGTGGAACTGGTCGCTGTTTGCAGACCACCGAGGCCGGCGGAATGGGCGAGGGTTGGTCTGATGCTCTTGCCGACTGGACTGAGCAGACCAGCGCGACCGACAGAGACTTCACCCTAGGCAGTTACGTTTACACCAAGAACATTCGTGATTACCCTTACTCGACCAGCAAGACCACCAACCCCCTCACCTACGGAACGCTCCGCACTCGCACTGAGGTTCACGATGCTGGTGAAGTCTGGGCTACTATCTGGCACGAGATCTTCGCTGCACTCATTGCCAAACA CGGCTTCTCCGCTGATAAGAACAATGCCTCTGGTTCCGCTGGAAACATCGTTGGTCTCCACCTCCTCGTCGATGCGCTTCAACTCCAGCCTTGCAACCCCACTTTCATCGCTGCTCGCAATG CTATCATCCAGGCCGATGCCAACCGCTACGGTGGTGCCAACAAGTGCCTTCTG TGGACTGCCTTCGCCAAGCGTGGTCTCGGTAACGGCGCAACGACGACCAAGACCGACAGCACCACTCTTCCCAGCGGTTGCTAA